The Setaria viridis chromosome 6, Setaria_viridis_v4.0, whole genome shotgun sequence genome includes the window TAGTCCAAAGCTTTATACTTCCAGTAACCTGATGGCCTAGCTACTACAGTAGTAGTATGATCCTAAAGAAACCGCGATGAACACCAGCGCTGCTCATCAGTTTATGCATCATTGAGAATGAGAGAGAAGAGATGAAGGAGAGGAAAATCTACAGACAATTtagagatgatgatggtacttcTAGTaagtaaataagaaaaatatcaAGACATGGATTGGAAGGCGAGGAATGATGAAGCAAGCTGAGAGCCGTCAatggagcgaggtggccgtTTGATCACCTCGGATGGCCGTGGAAGAACGGCGCGCCGCCGTAGGGGCCGGGCGTCGGGTACGGGTCCATGACCACAGCCGATGACGAGACGGGCCCCGCGACGCTGCCTtcgcccgccgcggccgtgctcgGGGAGGACCCCTCGGCGGCGTGTCGgtatccgccgccgcccgccgcgacCGACGGGTCCGGGCCGACGTCGTGCAGGATGCCCTTGAAGACGTGTCCGGCGATGCTGACGCTTGTCTGGTACGCCACCTCGGCGTCGGCCTCGTCGACCGGGCCCAGCCGCACGCAGCGGAACACCGCCTCCGAGCTCACCTCCCTCGGGAACCTCTCGCCCACCATcgccatctgctgctgctgctctcctgATCAATCATCATCACACATGAACATGATTCTCAATAGATGATTAGTGATAAGCAAGTAGCTAGCCGTGAGCTCGTGAATTGCTTGGCTACTAGTGGAGTAGTGGAGGAGTGCAATTTAATTTCGCAGTGTACCGGAggaagtggtggtggcggtggtggaagaAGGCTGGGTGTCGCGCGGTCGCTTGGAcggctcggcgccgccgccgcttgtgGTGAGCTGCTGCTGGCGTTCGCGGCGCTTGGCGGCGGGCACCCAGGTGGACTTGACGTGGGTGGGGCAGTCGAAGCCCCGGCTCTTGCAGCAGGTGCGGCAGCGCATGTGGGCGCAGTCCTTTTTGGCCTGGTTGCCGCAGTCCTGGCAGCTGATGgtccccgcgccggcgccggaggcggagCCCCTCCCGCCACgcgaggagccggcggcggggtcatCGGCAAATCGGATGATGTTGGGCGCGTAGAAGTGGTGGTGCTCCTGCGCCGGGTGGTGCGGCCATAGCTGGAACCCGCCGCCCCGTGGCGCCGCAGCGGCCGTCGTGTAGAGgtaggcggccgcggcggctgccgcggcAGTCGCAGAatcggagccggaggaggaagggttgacgtgggggtggtggtggtcgccgcggccgtcgtggtggtgtcctcctcctcctccgccgccgcctagaGGGAAGCCCGCCATGCGGCCAGATCCATAGGCCCGCGCGGGCAGCGGCTAGCGGCGGATCGCGCGCCGGATCGCCCGTGCCCGGCTGCTACTGGCGGTGGTGGGCCGCgctccgccgccgacgagccggcGTGGTCATCCGCCGCATGGGGGTGGCGCGCGCGAATTGTGAGCGCTatcgctcgcgcgcgcgcggcctgcGGCCCAGCAGGAGGTGCGTGCGGCGAGCTGTATCGATCTAGGAGGGAGGGTGAGCGAGCGGGGTAGCTAGGGTGCGGCGTAGTGGGGGTTCCCTAGAATTTTGGCGTGTCCGCGCGTGAGGAGGGagacggggaggggaggggagggggagggaggccAGGGCCAGCAGCTGAGAGGAGCTGAGGTGAGCGAGCGCTGCGGTCGCTTTAATTTTTGTGTGGTGAGGCGAGTGATGGAGGCGACAGGGGagggcctgccacgccgccAACGATCCTGCACGCTCCCAAAACGACCCCATTTAatactctctccctctctctctgcgTGCGTACTCTACGACGTCGTACTCGTATTTCCTCACGAGTGTACGAACTACTCCCTCTCGTCGCCGTCACATGGGAAAGAAGAAAACCCCACGAGCTACAGAGGCTGTGAAATGCGGCGACCGTTCAACCACGCGCCACCGTCGGATGAGATTCTCGCCGGCGACTTTCTTCCTCGTGGTCTGCCGCCGGCGAtgggcgtcgtcgccggcggcaagaTGCATGTTCTGTATGTGTGCTACCACACACAAAATGAACCACTCGATCAAGATCGTCTTTGGAGGTGGACATCTGATAAGGAAATATATGTTGGCCGCTAGCGAGCTCGTctttccggccggccggcgggtcTTTTCAAAGCCTTTCCAGAGGCGATCGAAGAATTCCCTAACGGTCTGGCCACTATTATTAAACCTGACGCCGCGTGATGGAACGAGCGCGCatgcccgccggcggcggcactgtTCCGCCGCCGTCTCTATCTCCTCGTGGCGCTGGGCCGATCTGCCGCCCGCCCATCACCGCCGGCCAGATCATGCTC containing:
- the LOC117859960 gene encoding protein SHORT INTERNODES 1: MAGFPLGGGGGGGGHHHDGRGDHHHPHVNPSSSGSDSATAAAAAAAAYLYTTAAAAPRGGGFQLWPHHPAQEHHHFYAPNIIRFADDPAAGSSRGGRGSASGAGAGTISCQDCGNQAKKDCAHMRCRTCCKSRGFDCPTHVKSTWVPAAKRRERQQQLTTSGGGAEPSKRPRDTQPSSTTATTTSSGEQQQQMAMVGERFPREVSSEAVFRCVRLGPVDEADAEVAYQTSVSIAGHVFKGILHDVGPDPSVAAGGGGYRHAAEGSSPSTAAAGEGSVAGPVSSSAVVMDPYPTPGPYGGAPFFHGHPR